Genomic window (Terriglobia bacterium):
GCCGAGCTTGAGGGACATAAGCAGGACGCGATGGGCTATTACGAGAGCGCATTGCTCGAGCGCCTGGAAGCCCAGGAGAAGCCCGAGACCGGCCTCCCCGACGAGCTGGCGGACCGCGCGCACAGGCTCTGGACCAGCCTGGGCGGCGCCGAAGACGGCTGGAATGTCTGGTACGGCGTGCGCGAGAAAGCTCTGGCTTCGCTCGCCACGCTCACCTGGGAAAACGCCAACCAACCCCTGCCCCCCTTTAAGCTCACCGACCTCAACGGCAAGACCTGGACGCTGGCCGATCTAAAAGGCAAGGTGACGTTTCTCAATTTTTGGGCGACCTGGTGAGGGTTCTGCCGCGAGGAGTTGCCTCGCTTGCAGAAAGTGATCGAGCAGTACAAGAGTCGTCCCGACGTTCAATTCCTGATGCTAAGCACTGACGAAAATCCCGGCCTGATCGGGCCGTTCATGCAGGAACATAAGTACACTTTCACCGTCCTTCCTGCCTATGCCTACGCAGAGGGTTCGCTCAAAGTCTTCGGCATCCCGGAGAACTGGATTGTGGATGCGAACGGCGTGGTGCGATTGAAAGGCATGGGTTACGACGCCACGGGCAAATGGGAAAAAGGCATGTCCGAGGCGATTGAAAAATACGCGCCGGAGAAAGATGCTCCGGCCTCCGCAAGTGGCCCAGGAAACTGAACGCCTCCGCTCCCACGCGGTCCATCGCGATCAAAGAGGTGCCTTACAGGAGCTAGAATCGCCAACTTGACCACGGCCATTCACTCGGTGACCTCACCCGCCTTCATATTACCGGATTATTGCGTGCGCCCCATCCAAATCACGCCGTGCGGGATTGCAGAGACAGAAACTATTTCCGCGCCAGCCCCGTGGAGTAAGCTGCTGCTGTTGAAGGGCTGAGATCTGCCCAGGGTCCTTGCTGGTTGTCATTCCTTGGGACGGGCATTCAGGCCGAATTCCTGCTGCACGCGATCATACCAGGCGTCGTCGTCAAGAGCGCCCCATTCAACCATTTCCTCGTCGGTCTTGGCTTTTCTCCAGGCGATATACTCCGCCGAGTTCGGACCCACCGGATGCCGCAGCTTCCACGTCCCGCTCTCGATGATGTCCCGGATTGCTTTCGCCACCAGCCCCGGTGGACGGGGAGTTCCACTTTCGAACGATGCGCGGAATATTGCCCCGTACCGCCGCACCTGGCGATAGTTCGTGCTATCCAGCGGCACTTCAGCGCTCCTTGCCATCGGCGTATCGATGATGCCAGGTTCGACGATTGCGACGCGAATGTTGAACGGTTTTACTTCCTGGGCCAGCGCCTCGCTCAATGCCTCAAGTGCCCATTTTGAGGCGGCGTAGGCGGCAAGAGGTGAGTTCGCAACGCGGCCCGCCACCGAACTTACATTAATGATGCAGCCGCTCTTCCTGTCGCGCATTTCCGGCAGCACGGCCTGGATGCACCGCAGCGCGCCAAAGTAATTGGTCTCCATGATGGCGCGGAAGGTATGGAGTGGAAGTTCCTCGACCGATCCGAAGGTTCCGACTCCGGCATTATTCACCAGCGCGTCGATTTGCACGCCTTGCGCGTGAATGTTTCTCACAGCCTCCGCGACGGAAGAATCTGAATCAACATCCATCACCATCACCTTAACCGGCAGCTTCTCCCTGGCCGCCGCCTCTCCAAGTTGCGGCGCGCGAGCGGGATTCCGCATGCTGGCATAAACGGTGTGGCCGGCCCTGGCGAGCTCAAGGGCCGTGGCAAATCCGATACCGGTGCTGGTTCCCGTTACCAGGACGTTTGGCATAGCGTCATGCTCCTTGTTGTGGATTGGATTATTGCCCCGCAAGGGCAGATTCGCACGCGGCTTCCGCAGTGTCAATCAGAAACTCGAATTCTTAAACCTGCCGCGATCTGTGGGCTCATGCGCGCCTCGGCGGCGACTAATCCGCGTGCTGTTTGTTGGACGAGTGCCACTTCCAGGCGCTTTGGATGATGGCATCGAGGTCTGAGTATTGCGGATGCCAGTCGAGCACCGTGCGCGCTCTGGCGGGATCAGCTACGAGCACGGCAGGATCTCCAGCACGCCGGGGCGCATCTTTGGCGGGAACGCGTCCGCCGCAGAGCTTTCCGACTGCGGCCACAACTTCACGGACGGAGTGACCCTCACCTGTTCCGAGATTCAGCTCGGTGCTCTCGCCGCCGCCAGCCAAATATTCCAGGGCGCGCACGTGCGCGTCGGCGAGGTCCACAACATGGATATAGTCACGGATCGCAGTGCCGTCCGGCGTGGGATAATCCGTGCCGTAGATCTCGACTTCCGGTCTCTGGCCCAGCGCGGCCTCGACCACCAGCGGAATCAGGTGCGACTCCGGATCGTGCTCCTCGCCCAGTTCGCCTTCGAGATCCGCGCCCGCGGCATTGAAGTATCGCAGCGCCACGCCGCGAAGCCCGTAGGCTTTTCCGTACCAGTAGATCGCCCGTTCCATGCACAACTTGGAGTCGCCGTAAGGATTCACGGGCGCCTTGGAATGGTCTTCCGGAATGGGCACCTTTTCGGGATTCCCGTAGACGGCGGCAGAGGATGAGAAAACGATGTGTTGCACGCCGCAGGCTTTCATCACGTCCAGCAACCCAATGGTGTTGACCACATTGTTCCAGAAATACTTCTGAGGATTCTTTACCGACTCGCCCACCAGCAGGCTGGCGGCAAAGTGCAGAACAGCCTCGATGCGGCGCTCCTTGAAAATCTCTGCTAAAAGCTCCTTGTCGCCGAGGTTGCCTTCTATAAAGGGTCCCCACTTCACCGCCTCGCGGTGACCGGTG
Coding sequences:
- the galE gene encoding UDP-glucose 4-epimerase GalE, producing MRVLVTGGAGYIGSQTSKALAQSGHEVVVLDNLSTGHREAVKWGPFIEGNLGDKELLAEIFKERRIEAVLHFAASLLVGESVKNPQKYFWNNVVNTIGLLDVMKACGVQHIVFSSSAAVYGNPEKVPIPEDHSKAPVNPYGDSKLCMERAIYWYGKAYGLRGVALRYFNAAGADLEGELGEEHDPESHLIPLVVEAALGQRPEVEIYGTDYPTPDGTAIRDYIHVVDLADAHVRALEYLAGGGESTELNLGTGEGHSVREVVAAVGKLCGGRVPAKDAPRRAGDPAVLVADPARARTVLDWHPQYSDLDAIIQSAWKWHSSNKQHAD
- a CDS encoding SDR family oxidoreductase codes for the protein MPNVLVTGTSTGIGFATALELARAGHTVYASMRNPARAPQLGEAAAREKLPVKVMVMDVDSDSSVAEAVRNIHAQGVQIDALVNNAGVGTFGSVEELPLHTFRAIMETNYFGALRCIQAVLPEMRDRKSGCIINVSSVAGRVANSPLAAYAASKWALEALSEALAQEVKPFNIRVAIVEPGIIDTPMARSAEVPLDSTNYRQVRRYGAIFRASFESGTPRPPGLVAKAIRDIIESGTWKLRHPVGPNSAEYIAWRKAKTDEEMVEWGALDDDAWYDRVQQEFGLNARPKE